The Campylobacter sp. CN_NE2 region AGAGGATTTGAGAATTGACGGCGAAGATGCCGAAAATTTAATGTTAAAGTATTCGAAAAAATTTAGTGTTGATTTATCGGAATTTGTATTTAACAGATATTTTAATAATGAATTTCCAAATTCAATTTTTGACATATTTAAAAAATCAAATTTAGAGCCGATTTTTGTAGATGATTTGATAATTTCGGCAGAATTTGGGCGTTGGGTTAAAAATAAATCATAAAATTACTAATTGATACATTGCAAATTTTGAATTTCGTTTTTTTTTTTTTTTGCTATAATGCTTAAAATTTCGCGGTGCAGGTTTTAAAAAATTGCGTTAGCGAAAGCGTAGGGGCAAAAATGAACGAATTAGAAAATTTTAGATTAAACCTTATTAAAAATTATAATCTCATCAAATTTGGCTTAATTGGGGCGTTTGTTCCCCTAGCCACTATGTTTTGCTATTTTACTGACATTTTTGACACTACGCCTTTGCTTGTAATTGCGACGACTGTGTGCATTTGTCTGCCACCATTTACAGTGGCATCTTGGATAACTGTTGGCATTTATCTAGCACTTTTCATAGCTTTGGCTAAATTTAAAATTGAAATTTTGATAATTCTTATGATTTGTCTCTCTTTTGTTCTGTCTTATTTTTTTATTATGCGACATATTAAAGAAAAAATGCAGAGAAAATTCTCAATGTTTTTTCAAAGCACGGCTTTTGAAAAATGCAGTTTTGATTGCGATTTATACGGCGAAATCGAATTTGACCCGTTGATACAAAGCGGATTTTTTAAAAAACATTACGCATTTTACTCAGATATGCAAATATCTGGCGAAATTTGCGGCGGTGTTAAATTTGAATTTGCTAGACTTGGCGTTCATGATGATATAAACGGCGGGGACTTTTGGGGGATATTTTTTCATGCGACACTTGAAAAAAGTGTAAAACAGGCGATTTTTATAGTTCCAAATGAGATTGGTTTTGAAAATAAAAAGTGCAAAAAAGTAGCCATCAATGACAGCGAATTTAATAAAATTTTTAGCGTTCTTGGGGGCGATACAGAGAGTGCGGCACAAATTTTAACGCCTAAATTTATGAAACGATTGATGCAATTTGAAAAAAGGCTTATAAGTTTAACGGATAATAAAATTTATATTTTTCTAAATACTGGCTTGGGCGATTTTGAACCCAAATTTACTAAAAGCGTTTTAAGGGAAAATCCATTTTTACCGCTAAAAAGGCAAATTTTGCATTGTTTGTTTGTGACGAAAATTTTAAATTCAAATTTGTAGCAATTTTCAGCCATAAAAAACCACAAGGGCGAAAAATTCGCACCTTGTGGTATAAGGATTTATGAAATTTACCAAAATTATAATTTTGGAATTCTGATTTTTTGACCTGGGTAAATCAAATTTGCATCTTTAATGACTTCTCTGTTTGCTTCGAAAATCACAGGATATTTGTTTGGATCGCCGTAGAATTTTTTAGCGATTTTTGAAAGATTATCGCCTTTTACGATAGTGTAGTAGTTATCGCCTTCATCTTCTCTAACGCCTTCGATTTCTACTTTTGTGATACCTTTAACATTTCCTGCGATTAGGGCAGCTTTTTCAAGTGCTTCCGGACTTGCATCGCCGCTGATTTTTACGGTATCGCCCTCAACTTTGATTTCAAGGTTTTCAACCGGCTCTGAGCTTAGGCTAGTAGCGATTTCGCTTTTGATATTCTCTTCGTCTTTGCCTAGACCGAGTAACTTTTTACCTGCGTTTGCAACAAATGATAGTAATCCCATTTTTGGACTCCTTAAAAGTAATTTCTTAAAAAATTAAGATTATGAAATTTTACAATTTTTTAGTAAATGATTGTAAAATTTCAAATTAATTTTAACCGCGAATTTGTTTTAACTCTTGCTCGATTTGCGTTAGCTTTTCTATGCGATCAGCCGTTGTCGGGTGCGTTGAAAACAAATTCGTAAGCCCTTTTAATCCGCTAAATGGATTTATTATAAACATGTGAGCTGTTTGCGAATTTGCATTTTGCATACGATAATTTTTAGCGTAATTATCAAGCTTTGATAGAGCCGAAATCAGCCACTCAGGGTGTCCTGTGAGTTTGGCAGCACCTGCGTCGGCTTTAAATTCGCGTGTGCGTGAAATCGCCATTTGGATAACACTAGCGGCAAGCGGCATTACGATAGCTGCTAGTAGCATAAAAGCTCCGCCGCCGCGGTTGTTTGCGTTGTTTCTGCCTGTGGCAGCACCCACTTTGGCGAAATTTCCTAGCATAGCAATCGCACCTGCAAAAACAGCCGCAACCGAGCCGATTAAAATATCATAGTGATTTACATGGCTCATTTCGTGAGCCAAAACACCTTCTACTTCTTTTTCGTCCATTAGTTTTAAAAGACCTTCGGTTACGGCAACGGCGGCGTGGCTAGGGTTTCTGCCTGTGGCAAAGGCATTTGGCACTTGCTCGGGGATTATATAAACCTTTGGCATAGGCAAATTTGCTCTATCTGCTAAGCGTTCTACTATATTATAAAGCCCTGCTGCGTTTGCTCTGCTTACTTCGACGGCTTTGTAGTGCTTTAAAACTAGTTTATCGCTGAAAAAATAGCTGAAAAAATTCATTCCCGCTGCCACCAAAAATGCGATTATCATACCTGTTTGACCTGCGATTAGATTTCCTACAAACATAAATAAAAGCATTAAGCCCGCCATTAAACCGGCAGTTTTTAATTTTTCCATTTTTTCAACCTTTCTTATTTAAGATTTCTCTTAATGACTGCAAATTTTCATTTTGAAATTCATCGGTTTGAATTTTATCAGAATTTTTGGTTAATATATCTTTACTTTGCGTTTGCTTTTTGAATTTGTTAAATTCAAGCTTTGGAAGTGCGAATTTTGGCTTGAAACTCGGTAAAAAAGAGTGTGATAAAAAGCGAATTCCATTTTTGAAAATCGCCGCATCGACGCCGATTTCGGCTAGATCTTTTAAATGGCGTTCGCTTGAAATGATACAGGCGATTTTTGCGTCAAATAGATAATTTTGCGCCAGATCCTGCGCTGTTTTTGCAAATTTTTTATCTACCACTATAAAACTAGCTCCGCTTGCGTTTGCGAGTATGATTTCTTGGATTTTATTTGTCCTAACGCTAAATTTTTTTCCTAAAATTTGCGAACTTTCGATAAATCTTGGATTGAATTTAAAAAGCAAATTATCGTATTTTGCCACTTCGTCAAAGTTGCTAACAGCCGTAAAAGGCTCAAATTTAATAAGTCTATGCCCGATAATAATCATCTATTTTTCCTTTTTTTCGCACTCATTGCAAATTTGTTGTTTGTTTTTTGTATGAATTTCATCTTCGCTTACAAAAGCACCGCAACACTCGCAAAGCACCAAATTTTGGGTATTTTCGTCGTTTTTATTTTTTTTGGTTGAGCTTTCGCTTTTTTTTGTGCGAAATTTTGGCACTATAAAAAAATAAATCAAAGCTATAATTATGATTAAAGATAAAAGTTTTCCCATTTTTCGCCTTTTAAATTGGTTCTGAAATTTCACTTATTAAAAGATAATTTCTGGTTTTTTCATTAAAAATTTGCGTTTTTGCAAATTTAAACTTTTCTAAAAATTCGCTGATTTCGGCTTCTACGCTACTTCCTTTATATAGCAAAAAGTGCGTTTTTTCATCATAAAATCCGTCGCAAATTTCAACTAAATTTTTAGTTTTCATAACCGCCCTTGAAGTTATCAAATCGGCTCTTAATTTTAGCGAATTTTCGATTTTTTCTCTATGAATTTGGATATTTTGCAAACCTAAATTTACCTTTGCGTATGTCAAAAATGCCGCCTTTTTCGCATTTGGCTCGTATAAATGCCATTTGGTTAAATTTAAAATCATAGCCAAAAATATAGCAGGAAATCCTGCCCCGCTACCGATGTCAAGTGCGATTTTTGGGTATTTTGGGATAAATTCTATGCCTTTTATGCTATCAGCGATAATCTCTTTTAAATCATCATAGTTTGTCAGGCTGTGAATTTGGTTAAATTTACGCAAACACTCGCCGAATTTATCGCATTTTTCATCAAAATCACTTGGCAAAATCAAATTCACAGCAAATGCCCCATTTTATCTTTTTTTGTTTTTAGATAATTTTCGTTAAATTCGTTTGATTTTATGATGATTGGAATTCGGCTTACAATCTCCACACAATGCAAATTTGAAAGCTTTTCAGGGTTGTTTGTAAGCAAATTTATCTTTTTGATTTCATAATGTTTTAAAATAAAATCAACTATTTCGTAAGTTCGCTCATCTGCTTTGAAGCCCAGCTGATGATTTGCCTCGATTGTATCAAAACCCTTATCTTGCAGTGCGTAAGCGTTTATTTTATTTAAAAGTCCGATATTTCGCCCTTCTTGACGCAAATAAATCACCATACCGCCGTTAGATTCAATAAATTTAAGACTTTCTTCGAGCTGATCTCTACAATCGCATTTCAAGCTTCCTATCGCATCGCCTGTTAGACACTCTGAGTGAATTCGCACATTAACTACTTCGCTAAACGGCATTTTAGCGATAACCAAATGCTCTTTTTCGTTTTCTTTAAAAGACTGCACTTTAAATTTACCAAAGCGTGATGGCAAATTTGCAATCTCTGAAATTTCAATTTTCATATAAAATTTACTCCAAATATGATAAAATTATCGCTTGTATTGTATCTAAAAAAGGAAAAACAATGTTTAAACGATTTAGAAGATTACGCATAAATCCGAATTTAAGGGATTTGGTGCGAGAAACTTCATTAGAAAGTCGCAACTTTATCTATCCGCTTTTTGTCGTAAGTGGCGAAAATGTGAAAAAAGAGATTTCTTCGATGCCGGGTGTTTTTCAAATGAGCCTTGATGAAATTTTAAAAGAGTGCGAAAATTTGGTAAATTTGGGTATAAAAAGCATAATTTTATTTGGAATTCCAAATTTAAAAGATAGCGTTGGAAGCGACGCTTTAAGTGATAACGGCATTATCGCAACTTCGCTTCGAGCGATAAAAGATAAATTTCCAAATTTATTTGTTATTACAGATTTGTGTTTTTGTGAATACACAGATCACGGGCATTGCGGTATCATAGACCCTGTCAAGCAAACCGTCGATAATGACGCAACGCTTGAAATTTCGGTTAAACAGGCTTTGATTCACGCTAAAAATGGTGTCGATATGATAGCTCCAAGCGGTATGATGGACGGCATAATTTCGGCTCTTAGGGACGGACTAGATAGCAACGGATATGAAAATTTGCCGATAATGGCGTATTCGACTAAATTTGCTAGTGGTTATTACGGACCTTTTAGAGATGTAGCTGAAAGCACACCGCATTTTGGCGATAGAAGCTCATATCAAATGGATCCTGCTAATCGCTTAGAGGCGATAAATGAGAGCTTGGAAGATGAAATGCAAGGGGCTGATATTTTAATGGTAAAACCGGCTCTTGCTTATTTAGATATTATTAGAGATTTAAGGGAAAAAACGCTACTTCCGATTTGTGCGTATAATGTAAGCGGAGAGTATGCACTTTTAAAAGCAGGAGCTAAACTTGGTGTGATTGATTATGAAAGGGTTATGGTTGAGACGCTTTTAAGTATCAAAAGGGCAGGTGCGGATATGATAATAAGCTATCATGCAAAAGAAATTTGCGAAATTTTAAGGAGAGCAAAATGAGACATTTTTTATCGTTTGATGACTTCACAAAAGAAGAAATCTTAGAGATTATTAAACTTGGTGCCGATATTAAAAAAGAGGCAAAAAGTGGCGAATACAAGCCGTATCTTAAAAATCAAACTTTGGCTATGATTTTTGAAAAAAGTTCGACTAGAACGCGCGTTAGCTTTGAAACAGGTATGTATCAACTAGGCGGTCAAGCTATGTTTTTAAGTAGCCGTGATATTCAGCTAGGTCGTGGGGAGCCTATCCGCGATACTGCAAGAGTTATTTCAAAAATGGTAGATATGGCAATGCTTAGAGTTTATAAACAAAGCGATTTGGTTGAATTTGCTAAATTTTCAGATGTGCCTGTTATAAACGGACTTAGCGATAATATCCACCCGGTGCAGTTAATGGCTGATTATATGACTATGCAAGAGCTTGGCAAAGAGGGCATTGTGGCTTACATAGGCGACGGAAATAATATGGCTCACTCTTGGATATCACTAGCTTCTATTTTAGGTTTTGAGCTTAGGGTTGCAACACCAAAAGGCTATGAAGCAGACCATAAAATCATAGAAAAAGCATTAGAAAATGCTAAGACAAGTGGCGCAAAAATTCACTTCACAAATGATCCAAAAGAGGCAATCGAAGGCGTTGAGGTTGTTGCGACAGATACTTGGATTTCTATGGGTCAAGAAGATGAAAAAGATCGCAAAGTAAAACAATTTGAAGGATTTTGCGTTAAAACAAGTATGATGAATTTGGCGAAAAAAGACGCTATTTTCTTGCATTGTTTGCCAGCTTATAGGGGCTATGAAGTTAGCGAAAATGTTTTTGAAAAACACGCAAATGAAGTATTTTTAGAAGCTGAAAATAGACTTCATGCGCAAAAAGGAATTATGGTTTGGCTAGATCGTCAAAGGAAAAAATAAATTCTCCCGTAAAAAAGGACGAAATTTACAAAAAAATCGATAAAGCAAGTGAAATTTTGGGTCTTAGCGATGATGAAAAAACCATTTTTGAAATCACTAATGACCCGCAAACAAACGAAAAAAAGCTTGTTTTAAAAAGCGGTTCATGGGAGCAGGGTGAGCCTTGGTTTGGGATCGATGAAAAGGGCGAACTTCATACGATGGTTTCGATAAAATCTCTTTCAAATTTAATTCAAATCGCCAAAAATGCGATGAAAGAGAATTTCGATCTCAAACTTGAAAAAAGTATTTGGCAACATGTGCCTGTTGATTTTGGCGATGTTTGGGTTGTGTGTATGGACGAAATTCGTAAGATTACGGCACATAATCCAAATATTTCACGCATAAATATAGATTTGGATAGCGTTGTTGATAATGTAAAAAAAGAGCACCCAAATTTATTTGTAGATATTAAAGAGTTTATTGAGCAGAAAGGTAATATAAGTGAAGATTGATTTTGACGCTTATGCGAAATTTTCAAAACCGGGACCAAGATATACTAGTTATCCCACAGCCCTTGAATTTGGTAGAAATTTTAGTTTAGATGAGTATCAAAATGAACTAAAAAATCAAAATTCACAAACGCCGTTGTCGCTGTATTTTCACATGCCATTTTGCAGAAGTGCCTGTTATTTTTGTGGTTGCAATGTGATCTATACGAGCAAAAGCGACAAAATGGATAGATATTTGGATTTTGTTGAAAGAGAAATGCAAATTCTAAGCAATTTTTTGGATACTTCGCGAAGCGTAACTCAAATGCACTTTGGTGGTGGAACTCCGACATATTTTGATGCGGGACAACTCGATCGCCATATAAAAAATATAAAAAAATATTTTAAAAATTTTAGCGATGATGCCGAGATTAGCTGTGAGATTGATCCTAGATTTTTAACGCCAGAACAACTTGATGTTTTGATTTCGCATGGATTTAACCGCATAAGTTACGGCGTTCAAGATTTTAACGAAAAGGTGCAAAAAGAAATTCACCGAATTCAACCTTTTGAGATCACACAAAATGCGACAAAAATGGCACGAGACAGGGGTATAAAATCTATAAATATGGATTTGATTTACGGGCTTCCTTATCAGAGTTTGGAAAGTTTTAAAGAGACTTTGAGATTGGCTTTAAGTCTTGATCCCGATCGCTTTGCGATATTTAACTACGCTCATGTTCCGTGGATAAAAAAATCTATGCGTAAATTTGATGAAACTAGCCTGCCAAGCCCAAAGGTTAAGCTTGAAATTCTTAAATTTACACACGATTTTTTAACTGCTAACGGTTATGAACCAATAGGCATGGATCACTACTCAAAACCAAGCGACGAGCTTCACGCTGCCCTTAAAAACGGCACTCTTCATAGAAATTTTCAAGGCTATACCACAAAAGGCGGAGCGGATTTAGTGGGAATTGGCTTAACTAGTATCGGCGAAGGCAAACGCTACTACGCACAAAATTTTAAAGATATGAGCGAATATGAAAATGCGATAGAGCAGGGCAAATTGCCGTTTTTTAAAGGAATTTTGCTAAGCGATGAAGATTTACTTAGAAAAGAAGTCGTTATGAATTTGATGAGTAACTTTATCGTCGATATTAAGGGAGTTGAAGCTAAATTTGGCATTAAATTCTTCGAGCATTTCAAAGATAGCCTAAGAGAGCTTGAAGAGCTTAAAGATTTTGTGCAAATAAGCGATGAAAAAATCAGCGTAACGCCGACAGGAACGCTTTTGATACGAAATATCGCAATGTGTTTTGATGAGTATATGAAATTTAATATAGGCGAGAAAAAATTCTCAAAAACGGTGTAAGATGAGTGGCGAATTTGACTTTACAAAAATAAGCGACAAGTGCGTAAAATGCGGAAAATGTATCCAAGTTTGCACTATTCATAATATAAACGCAGACGAAGTAACATCTCCGCGTGGGTTTT contains the following coding sequences:
- the hemB gene encoding porphobilinogen synthase, which translates into the protein MFKRFRRLRINPNLRDLVRETSLESRNFIYPLFVVSGENVKKEISSMPGVFQMSLDEILKECENLVNLGIKSIILFGIPNLKDSVGSDALSDNGIIATSLRAIKDKFPNLFVITDLCFCEYTDHGHCGIIDPVKQTVDNDATLEISVKQALIHAKNGVDMIAPSGMMDGIISALRDGLDSNGYENLPIMAYSTKFASGYYGPFRDVAESTPHFGDRSSYQMDPANRLEAINESLEDEMQGADILMVKPALAYLDIIRDLREKTLLPICAYNVSGEYALLKAGAKLGVIDYERVMVETLLSIKRAGADMIISYHAKEICEILRRAK
- the ribA gene encoding GTP cyclohydrolase II encodes the protein MKIEISEIANLPSRFGKFKVQSFKENEKEHLVIAKMPFSEVVNVRIHSECLTGDAIGSLKCDCRDQLEESLKFIESNGGMVIYLRQEGRNIGLLNKINAYALQDKGFDTIEANHQLGFKADERTYEIVDFILKHYEIKKINLLTNNPEKLSNLHCVEIVSRIPIIIKSNEFNENYLKTKKDKMGHLL
- a CDS encoding DUF3137 domain-containing protein, producing MNELENFRLNLIKNYNLIKFGLIGAFVPLATMFCYFTDIFDTTPLLVIATTVCICLPPFTVASWITVGIYLALFIALAKFKIEILIILMICLSFVLSYFFIMRHIKEKMQRKFSMFFQSTAFEKCSFDCDLYGEIEFDPLIQSGFFKKHYAFYSDMQISGEICGGVKFEFARLGVHDDINGGDFWGIFFHATLEKSVKQAIFIVPNEIGFENKKCKKVAINDSEFNKIFSVLGGDTESAAQILTPKFMKRLMQFEKRLISLTDNKIYIFLNTGLGDFEPKFTKSVLRENPFLPLKRQILHCLFVTKILNSNL
- the rsmG gene encoding 16S rRNA (guanine(527)-N(7))-methyltransferase RsmG, which codes for MNLILPSDFDEKCDKFGECLRKFNQIHSLTNYDDLKEIIADSIKGIEFIPKYPKIALDIGSGAGFPAIFLAMILNLTKWHLYEPNAKKAAFLTYAKVNLGLQNIQIHREKIENSLKLRADLITSRAVMKTKNLVEICDGFYDEKTHFLLYKGSSVEAEISEFLEKFKFAKTQIFNEKTRNYLLISEISEPI
- a CDS encoding DUF2603 domain-containing protein translates to MARSSKEKINSPVKKDEIYKKIDKASEILGLSDDEKTIFEITNDPQTNEKKLVLKSGSWEQGEPWFGIDEKGELHTMVSIKSLSNLIQIAKNAMKENFDLKLEKSIWQHVPVDFGDVWVVCMDEIRKITAHNPNISRINIDLDSVVDNVKKEHPNLFVDIKEFIEQKGNISED
- the htpX gene encoding zinc metalloprotease HtpX gives rise to the protein MEKLKTAGLMAGLMLLFMFVGNLIAGQTGMIIAFLVAAGMNFFSYFFSDKLVLKHYKAVEVSRANAAGLYNIVERLADRANLPMPKVYIIPEQVPNAFATGRNPSHAAVAVTEGLLKLMDEKEVEGVLAHEMSHVNHYDILIGSVAAVFAGAIAMLGNFAKVGAATGRNNANNRGGGAFMLLAAIVMPLAASVIQMAISRTREFKADAGAAKLTGHPEWLISALSKLDNYAKNYRMQNANSQTAHMFIINPFSGLKGLTNLFSTHPTTADRIEKLTQIEQELKQIRG
- a CDS encoding PP0621 family protein, with the translated sequence MGKLLSLIIIIALIYFFIVPKFRTKKSESSTKKNKNDENTQNLVLCECCGAFVSEDEIHTKNKQQICNECEKKEK
- the hemN gene encoding oxygen-independent coproporphyrinogen III oxidase, whose amino-acid sequence is MKIDFDAYAKFSKPGPRYTSYPTALEFGRNFSLDEYQNELKNQNSQTPLSLYFHMPFCRSACYFCGCNVIYTSKSDKMDRYLDFVEREMQILSNFLDTSRSVTQMHFGGGTPTYFDAGQLDRHIKNIKKYFKNFSDDAEISCEIDPRFLTPEQLDVLISHGFNRISYGVQDFNEKVQKEIHRIQPFEITQNATKMARDRGIKSINMDLIYGLPYQSLESFKETLRLALSLDPDRFAIFNYAHVPWIKKSMRKFDETSLPSPKVKLEILKFTHDFLTANGYEPIGMDHYSKPSDELHAALKNGTLHRNFQGYTTKGGADLVGIGLTSIGEGKRYYAQNFKDMSEYENAIEQGKLPFFKGILLSDEDLLRKEVVMNLMSNFIVDIKGVEAKFGIKFFEHFKDSLRELEELKDFVQISDEKISVTPTGTLLIRNIAMCFDEYMKFNIGEKKFSKTV
- a CDS encoding DUF1493 family protein, translated to MLSDDIIKFISDFSGIKCQKITATTTLLEDLRIDGEDAENLMLKYSKKFSVDLSEFVFNRYFNNEFPNSIFDIFKKSNLEPIFVDDLIISAEFGRWVKNKS
- the argF gene encoding ornithine carbamoyltransferase; this translates as MRHFLSFDDFTKEEILEIIKLGADIKKEAKSGEYKPYLKNQTLAMIFEKSSTRTRVSFETGMYQLGGQAMFLSSRDIQLGRGEPIRDTARVISKMVDMAMLRVYKQSDLVEFAKFSDVPVINGLSDNIHPVQLMADYMTMQELGKEGIVAYIGDGNNMAHSWISLASILGFELRVATPKGYEADHKIIEKALENAKTSGAKIHFTNDPKEAIEGVEVVATDTWISMGQEDEKDRKVKQFEGFCVKTSMMNLAKKDAIFLHCLPAYRGYEVSENVFEKHANEVFLEAENRLHAQKGIMVWLDRQRKK
- the lysM gene encoding peptidoglycan-binding protein LysM, which codes for MGLLSFVANAGKKLLGLGKDEENIKSEIATSLSSEPVENLEIKVEGDTVKISGDASPEALEKAALIAGNVKGITKVEIEGVREDEGDNYYTIVKGDNLSKIAKKFYGDPNKYPVIFEANREVIKDANLIYPGQKIRIPKL